A single region of the Hippopotamus amphibius kiboko isolate mHipAmp2 chromosome 6, mHipAmp2.hap2, whole genome shotgun sequence genome encodes:
- the P2RY12 gene encoding P2Y purinoceptor 12: MDNLTAAAGNGSLCTRDYKITQVLFPLLYTVLFFVGLITNCLAMRIFFQIRSKSNFIIFLKNTVISDLLMILTFPFKILSDTKLGTGPLRAFVCQVTSVIFYFTMYISISFLGLITIDRYQKATRPFKTSNPNNLLGAKILSVVIWAFMFLLSLPNMILTNRRPSDQTVKKCSFLKSEFGLVWHEIVNYICQVIFWINFLIVIVCYTLITKELYKSYMRTRGVSKVPKKKVNIKVFIIIAVFFICFVPFHFARIPYTLSQTRDVFDCSAENTLFYVKESTLWLTSLNACLDPFIYFFLCKSFKNSLMTMLRCSNSASSPTHKNRKKGQDGGDPSEETPM, translated from the coding sequence ATGGACAACCTCACTGCTGCGGCTGGGAATGGCAGCCTGTGCACCAGAGATTACAAAATCACCCAGGTCCTCTTCCCGCTCCTCTACACTGTCCTGTTCTTCGTTGGACTCATCACAAACTGCCTGGCAATGAGGATTTTCTTTCAAATCCGCAGTAAAtccaactttattattttccttaagaACACAGTCATTTCTGATCTTCTCATGATTCTGACGTTTCCATTCAAAATCCTCAGCGATACCAAGCTGGGAACAGGACCTCTGAGAGCCTTTGTGTGCCAAGTGACCtctgtcatattttatttcacGATGTATATCAGCATCTCATTCCTAGGACTGATAACCATTGATCGCTACCAGAAAGCCACCAGGCCATTTAAAACATCCAACCCCAACAACCTCTTGGGGGCTAAGATTCTCTCTGTCGTCATTTGGGCGTTCATGTTCTTACTCTCCTTGCCTAACATGATTCTGACCAACAGGAGGCCAAGTGACCAGACTGTGAAGAAATGCTCATTCCTGAAATCAGAGTTTGGTCTGGTCTGGCATGAAATAGTCAATTACATCTGTCAAGTCATTTTTTGGATTAATTTCCTAATTGTCATTGTATGCTATACTCTCATTACAAAAGAGCTGTACAAGTCATACATGAGAACAAGGGGTGTCAGCAAAGTCCCCAAGAAGAAGGTAAACATCAAAGTCTTCATTATCATTGCTGTATTTTTTATCTGTTTCGTTCCTTTCCATTTTGCCCGAATTCCCTACACCCTGAGTCAAACCCGGGATGTCTTTGACTGCTCTGCTGAGAATACTCTGTTCTATGTCAAAGAGAGCACTCTCTGGTTAACATCCTTAAACGCATGCCTGGATCCGTTTATCTACTTTTTCCTTTGCAAATCCTTCAAAAATTCCTTGATGACTATGCTGAGATGCTCCAATTCTGCATCATCTCCAACCcataaaaacaggaagaaaggacAGGATGGTGGTGACCCAAGCGAAGAGACTCCAATGTAA